A single region of the Chloroflexota bacterium genome encodes:
- the sfsA gene encoding DNA/RNA nuclease SfsA, which translates to MQQGAELLFLDGVRSCRIVRRVNRFVVAVEIQGQSAYAWLNNTGRLLEFLTPGRVGFCLARPGSGKTSYRLFAMQEGELGALIDTQLQMRSFEQCLDRRLLPWLPSACTWKRNVRLNRSVVDYQLQCESSRVYLEVKSAVLKQGRYAMYPDCPSTRGRRHIQELMNHVSQGGKAYLVFMAALPGVEFFRANRLADAELASLLFRAHCAGVEVHSVGLFYAPQNGAVVLFDADLPVDWGQ; encoded by the coding sequence ATGCAACAGGGCGCGGAACTTCTTTTCCTGGATGGAGTGAGGTCATGCCGCATTGTGCGGCGTGTGAACCGCTTTGTCGTCGCAGTGGAGATCCAAGGACAAAGCGCTTATGCTTGGCTCAACAATACGGGGAGGTTGCTCGAATTTCTCACCCCAGGCAGGGTAGGATTCTGCTTGGCACGGCCAGGCTCCGGCAAAACATCCTACCGCTTATTTGCTATGCAGGAAGGAGAGTTAGGTGCGCTCATTGACACCCAGCTCCAGATGCGCTCCTTTGAGCAGTGCCTGGATCGGAGACTGCTTCCCTGGCTACCAAGTGCGTGTACGTGGAAACGCAACGTCAGGCTTAACCGCTCCGTGGTGGACTATCAGTTGCAGTGCGAAAGCAGCCGAGTGTATCTGGAAGTGAAGAGCGCCGTGCTGAAACAGGGGCGCTACGCTATGTACCCTGACTGCCCCTCCACCAGGGGCAGGAGGCATATCCAAGAACTGATGAACCATGTCAGCCAGGGGGGTAAAGCCTACCTTGTGTTCATGGCAGCATTGCCTGGGGTAGAATTTTTCCGCGCGAATCGCCTGGCTGATGCAGAGCTTGCTTCCTTGCTATTCCGTGCCCACTGCGCCGGAGTGGAGGTACACTCGGTAGGTCTGTTTTATGCCCCGCAGAACGGCGCAGTTGTCCTGTTCGATGCCGATTTACCAGTTGATTGGGGTCAGTGA